The Streptococcus sp. 29896 genome includes a region encoding these proteins:
- a CDS encoding pyrimidine-nucleoside phosphorylase, giving the protein MRTVDLIQKKRDGLELSTEEIQWLIDGYVDGSVPDYQMSALAMAIYFRGMSTREISDLTMAMVHSGDEIDLSAIPGIKVDKHSTGGVGDKVTLILAPLVASFGVPVAKMSGRGLGHTGGTLDKLESIKGYKIEVNQEDFIKQVQETGIAVIGQSDNLVKADKLLYALRDVTATVDIIPLIASSVMSKKIAAGADAILLDVTVGEGAFMKNIEDARILAQTMVDLGKAVGRKTVAVLTDMSQPVGRAIGNRLEILEALEILQGKGREDVSEFICELAQIMLSLANVEKSLEEVHQHLVNGAALKKFEEMVVAQGGDLDDLYRSVQVSHQVDVLAEEEGYISALPALEFGLFAMKLGAGRAVKTDELDYETGIVFHKKVGEAVSPGQAIATIYANENISENMLTNFRKNVKIEAERVNTKEILEIIS; this is encoded by the coding sequence ATGAGAACAGTTGATTTAATTCAAAAAAAACGTGATGGCTTGGAATTAAGTACGGAAGAAATTCAATGGTTGATCGATGGCTACGTTGATGGAAGTGTTCCAGATTATCAAATGTCAGCATTGGCGATGGCAATTTATTTCCGTGGTATGTCAACTCGAGAGATTTCAGATTTGACAATGGCTATGGTTCATTCAGGTGATGAGATTGACTTATCCGCTATCCCAGGTATCAAAGTCGATAAGCATTCGACAGGTGGTGTGGGAGACAAGGTGACCTTGATTTTAGCTCCACTTGTTGCAAGTTTTGGTGTGCCAGTCGCAAAAATGAGTGGCCGTGGTTTGGGCCATACTGGCGGAACCTTGGATAAATTGGAGTCTATAAAAGGCTACAAAATCGAAGTCAACCAAGAAGATTTTATCAAACAAGTTCAGGAAACAGGTATTGCAGTTATTGGCCAATCTGATAACTTAGTAAAGGCTGATAAACTTCTTTATGCTCTTCGAGATGTGACGGCAACGGTAGATATTATTCCATTGATCGCAAGTTCTGTTATGTCTAAGAAAATCGCTGCTGGAGCAGACGCCATTCTCTTAGATGTGACAGTTGGAGAAGGCGCCTTCATGAAAAATATTGAAGATGCTCGTATTCTCGCACAAACAATGGTGGATCTAGGTAAAGCAGTCGGTCGTAAAACAGTTGCAGTATTGACAGATATGTCTCAACCTGTAGGTCGGGCAATTGGTAACCGTCTCGAAATCTTAGAAGCTCTTGAGATTCTTCAAGGGAAGGGGCGAGAAGATGTTTCTGAGTTTATTTGTGAACTGGCTCAGATTATGCTCAGTCTTGCAAATGTAGAGAAATCACTTGAAGAAGTTCATCAACACCTTGTTAACGGTGCTGCCTTGAAGAAATTTGAGGAAATGGTTGTGGCTCAAGGAGGCGATTTGGACGATCTCTATCGTTCCGTTCAAGTTAGTCACCAAGTAGATGTCCTGGCGGAAGAAGAAGGGTATATCTCAGCTCTTCCGGCCTTGGAATTTGGTTTGTTCGCCATGAAACTGGGTGCAGGACGTGCTGTTAAAACGGATGAACTAGACTATGAAACAGGTATTGTCTTCCATAAAAAAGTTGGCGAAGCCGTAAGTCCTGGACAAGCGATTGCAACAATTTATGCTAATGAAAATATTTCGGAAAATATGCTTACAAATTTCCGAAAAAATGTTAAAATAGAAGCAGAAAGAGTAAATACGAAAGAAATTCTAGAAATTATTTCGTAA
- a CDS encoding class I SAM-dependent methyltransferase, giving the protein MSNMYFENNPDLAHDIHELQVQLLGHNFRLRTDAGVFSKKMVDYGSQVLLSALEVDEGARLLDVGCGYGPLGLSLAKAYQLEVTMVDINNRAIELAKWNAEKNGIQATIFQSDLYQAVQGQFDAVISNPPIRAGKTVVHQVITGAKEHLKSGGRLTIVIQKKQGAPSAKAKMEETYGNCEIIKKDKGYYILESVKE; this is encoded by the coding sequence ATGTCTAATATGTATTTCGAAAATAATCCCGATTTAGCACATGATATTCATGAACTCCAGGTCCAATTGCTGGGACACAACTTCAGATTACGAACTGATGCAGGTGTCTTTAGTAAGAAAATGGTTGATTATGGAAGTCAGGTGCTTTTAAGCGCCCTTGAAGTTGATGAAGGAGCACGATTATTAGATGTTGGATGTGGCTATGGTCCATTGGGACTCAGTTTGGCAAAGGCCTACCAACTGGAAGTCACAATGGTGGATATTAATAACCGTGCGATTGAATTGGCAAAATGGAACGCAGAAAAAAATGGAATTCAAGCAACCATCTTCCAATCTGATCTATATCAAGCTGTTCAAGGGCAATTTGATGCTGTTATTTCTAATCCACCGATTCGAGCAGGTAAAACTGTAGTTCACCAGGTTATCACAGGAGCAAAAGAGCACTTGAAATCAGGTGGACGACTGACAATTGTCATCCAGAAAAAGCAGGGAGCACCAAGTGCCAAAGCTAAAATGGAGGAAACGTATGGCAATTGTGAAATTATCAAAAAAGACAAAGGATACTATATCCTCGAAAGTGTGAAAGAATGA
- the coaA gene encoding type I pantothenate kinase codes for MKNEFMNFEKISRKTWQQLHRNTTVPLTEEELNSIKSFNDKISLQEVLDVYLPLINLIRIHKKASEDLSFSKSLFLQKKIKSQPFIIGISGSVAVGKSTTSRLLQILLTRTFKHAKVEMVTTDGFLYPNAILEERGILNRKGFPESYNMELLLDFLDHIKNGDDVQIPVYSHEVYDIVSDQGQLISNPDFLIVEGINVFQNPQNQRLYVSDYFDLSIYVDADVKDIENWYIERFQKLLSRAKNDPNNYYHRFTRLSFTQILAVAHDTWTNINLANLVRYIEPTRNRADIILHKGQNHEIDEIFLKK; via the coding sequence ATGAAAAACGAATTTATGAATTTTGAGAAAATCAGCCGTAAAACTTGGCAACAACTCCACCGCAATACAACCGTGCCTTTAACAGAGGAAGAATTGAATTCGATTAAAAGTTTTAACGATAAAATTAGCCTCCAAGAAGTCTTGGACGTTTATCTTCCGCTTATCAATCTAATCCGTATTCATAAGAAGGCAAGTGAAGACCTGTCCTTTTCAAAAAGTCTCTTCCTGCAGAAAAAAATCAAATCTCAGCCATTCATCATTGGCATTTCAGGAAGCGTTGCTGTTGGAAAATCAACTACAAGTCGCCTTTTGCAAATTCTCTTAACCCGCACCTTTAAACATGCCAAAGTTGAAATGGTTACAACAGATGGTTTCCTTTATCCTAACGCCATCTTGGAAGAGCGAGGCATTTTGAACCGAAAAGGGTTTCCAGAATCCTATAATATGGAGCTGCTGCTTGATTTTTTAGATCATATAAAAAATGGAGACGATGTTCAAATTCCTGTCTATTCCCATGAGGTCTATGATATCGTAAGCGACCAAGGACAATTGATTTCCAATCCCGATTTCTTAATCGTTGAAGGAATCAATGTCTTCCAAAATCCACAAAACCAGCGCCTTTATGTGAGCGATTATTTTGATTTATCTATCTATGTTGATGCTGATGTCAAGGATATTGAAAATTGGTACATCGAACGATTCCAAAAACTACTCTCTCGAGCGAAGAACGATCCAAACAACTACTATCATCGCTTTACCCGCCTATCCTTTACCCAGATTTTAGCTGTTGCTCATGACACTTGGACTAATATCAACTTAGCCAATTTGGTACGTTACATCGAACCGACTCGAAATCGTGCAGACATTATCCTTCATAAGGGGCAAAATCATGAAATCGATGAAATTTTCTTAAAAAAATAA
- the rpsT gene encoding 30S ribosomal protein S20, translating to MEVKPLANIKSAIKRAELNVKQNEKNSAQKSAMRTAIKAFEANPSEELYRAASSAIDKAETKGLIHKNKASRDKARLASKLA from the coding sequence GTGGAGGTGAAACCATTGGCAAACATTAAATCAGCTATCAAACGCGCTGAATTGAACGTTAAACAAAACGAGAAAAACTCAGCTCAAAAATCAGCTATGCGTACTGCAATCAAAGCATTCGAAGCTAACCCTTCTGAAGAGCTTTACCGCGCTGCAAGTTCAGCTATCGATAAAGCAGAAACAAAAGGTTTGATTCACAAAAATAAAGCGAGTCGCGATAAAGCACGTCTTGCATCAAAACTTGCTTAA